In the genome of Bradyrhizobium ottawaense, the window GGATCTCGCGCTCCTGCCGGGGATCCGGTTCGTTCATACTGACGAGCCGGCGCGCAACGCGCGTCTGTCGGAAAGCCATGTAAAGCTTCTGACAGGAGGCGATACCATCCAAGCCCGTGAGCTGAACAAGGGCTTTTTCAGCTTCAAGCCGCAGTTCAAGTTGACGATGTCGGGCAACTACCGGCCGAAGGTGGACGGTGGTGAGGCGTCTCAGGGGACGTGGCGCCGCCTGATCATGGTCCGGTGGGCGATTACGGTTCCGGAGCAAGACGTTGATCGGCAGCTATCGACGAAGCTCAAGGCCGAAGCCTCGGGCATCTTAAATCGATTACTTGATGGCCTTCGCGATTGGATCGACCGTGGCCTTCTCGTCCCCGATGAGATCAAGGAGACGACGGAGGAGTACCGCAGTGATAGCGACGTTCTTGGTCGCTTCCTCCAAGAATGCACTATGCGGGCGGAGGGCCAGCGTCTGTCCAACGCAGAGCTCCATAACCTGTTTGTAGTTTGGAGCAGAAAGAATGGTGAGCGGCCGTGGACAAAGAAGAGTTTAACCAGCGCGATGAAGGAGCGAGATTACGAGCAGTCCCGAGGGGAGGAGCGCTATTGGAAGGACATCGTGGCCACCAAATCGGCGGGTGACTTTGCGGTTGGCGCCGCGGCTGAGGACGATTTAGACGGCGACGAAGCGGAAAACGACAGTTGAAAGTGTCGGGGAATGCGAGAGTCCAGGAAGTGTCGAGGCTAAAGAAGCCCGAGAAAACTGAGGCTTCCCGACAGTTTCGACACTTTAGACACTTCTTTGCACATAACTCCCTAAGCGCGCGCCCGCGCGCGCAGGAAGGACTAGCTCAGGACACCGAAGTGTCGGGCAGGTTCGGTGTCAACCGGCGTCAACCTTGTCAACCGTGTCAACCTAACTTTTGGAGTGCTCCGGCTGGCGATACTGAGGGGTGCGAATTACCCGCGGTCGGGCGGATAGCCAGAGGGACCCGTGAAACAAAGAAGTCGACCGCGATGAAGCGATCGATCGGCTGGAGCAGCAGAGCTTAAGGAACGCAATCAATAGGGGCGTGGCGGTGCCTAACACGCTTGGTAGCCCATCGTCGAGGCGCCGCACCGGGCCGGTTCTGTCTCAATAGCGGACCTGTCGTGACAGCGGGGCATGGGCAGCTTGTGACCCTTAGGCGACATTCGCCTACTCGAAATTCGCGGTGCAGCAGTCTCGTGCCGTCGCGCAAACCCGCCTTACAAAGGCTTGATCTCTACTTTACGGAATTTGATCGTTCCCGCGCCGTGTTGCAGGGCGATCGAGCCTTCATCGAACATTCCGTTCCGCAGTTCGGCTGTTTTCTGACCGTTGAGCACGACCGTGATGTCGCGCCCCTTCGCCGTGATCTCGAATGTGTTCCATTTGCCGCCGGCTTTCGGCTTCGGATTGATCTCGATGTAACGTGTGATCGCGCCGGTGCCGTAACTTGGATCGGGCCGCTGGTCAAAGATATTTGCTTCGTAGCAGGTACGGTCGGTGATCTTCTTGGCATCGAGGCAGCGGAAGTAAATGCCGCTGTTTGCATCATCGCTCGGCCAGAATTCGATGCGCAGCACGAAGTCCTTGTACGGCTTCTTGCTAACGAGATAACCGGCCTCCTTGTCTTCCATCTTGTCGGCAATCACCGTGCCGTCCGCCAGATGCCAATTGGACTTCCCGATCTGATCCCATTGTTCGAGGTCTTTGCCATCGAACAGCGTGATCCAGCCGGCTTCCTCAGCTTTAGCCTGCGGCAGCGACTGGCTCACGGTGAAACCCAAGGCGACGAGTGCAAGAGCGAATTGCAAAGAACGGAGTGACGTCTTTCGCATGATTGACTCCTCCTGGCCGGTCCGCCGATTGTCCTTCCGGTCGGCAGTCTTGATGATAAGGCCTTGCGTAAATTCTGGCTAGGCTCGTCCCTCACGCATTCAACGAAGATACGGGAGGCATCGATGGACTAAGGCTCCCTATGCTGAAGTTGGCGATGCGCAGGAGTCGCTCGTTACCTTCGATGAGGTGCCCCTTGGAGCGACGAGGCACTGAAGCTGTGCGACCGCAGCATGCTCGTCGTGGACGCACTGCGCTGCCCATCGCGACGTAACGCATAAAGCCGGTCTGTCACCACTTAGGCAGAACGGTGCGACGAGACGTGTTGGAAGTCGGTTCAAAAATAGCTCTTCAATGTGCCGCGCCGTCGGACGTCGAGTGTGGCGCAGTGGAAGCCGCCACCAAATGCGGCATAATGTAAGAACTCACAGAGAATCGGTTCGAATCCCCAATTCTCCAACGCACGCGTCATCGCAATATGATGTGGATCTACGATGACGCGTTTCTCATCTACCATCAGTACGTTCATGTTGAGCCATTTCCCGCATAGCGAAGTGATCCTGAGCATAGGATCGGTTATCGGGTCGGGCTCGGGGGCCACGAGGATGTCCCATCCTTTCAAGATGGCCGGAAGGTGGTCGACGTCTATGTATTCGGGATTAATCAGAATCTTGCCGGGCCCAAGCGGCAATATGGTGGTGTCGATGTGCATTGGATTGGGACAGCAGCTCTTAATCTCATGGATGCGATAACCGTCGCCAAGGTGGCGACGCAGCCATTCGATACCAGATGCATTCGTGACGTTGCTGCGGGTCACGAATAGGTCGCGCCCGCAGCGAAAGAAGTCGGCGGCGTCAAAGACCGGCTCGAATTCGGTGAGGATGTATGAGATCGGCTCGCCTTTTTTAGGGACGCGGAATTCTGGATCGAACAATTCGTCCGTCAGTTGCGGTCTGGGCGCGCTCGTCCACCGCGCGCCACGTTGGAAATAGTCTTTCAGAATCGGACGATAGGAATGCGTCTCGAAGTACCGACAGGGCCAAACCATTGGGGTTTCAATGATCTCGTCGCCGATCACGAGCATGCTGTCACGCGGGCAGGAATTGCAGAAGCCGCGCGAGGACCATTCCGGCGTGCTGAAACGTTTCCTGTGATCGACGGCGTCCGGCCGCCTTACGATGATACCCAGCGACTGTAGCAGCGCCACAAAGCCATCAATCTCACGCTGAGCCGGTTCGATCATGATCTTTGGGTAACGGAAGCCTGCGAACAGCGCCTGGGCACGCGCCGCCATGCCCGGAATGTTGCAGGTCACAACCGGATGATCGGACGGGATAACCGCGCCCTCAAGCCTTCCGACTATCACTTCCTCCAGCATGCCCCACTCGTCGTGTGAGCTCACCGGAGAAACTTGGCCCGATGGGACGGCATCCGGACCGCGAACGCGTGTGACCATGTCCATGCATGAGGCCCTCTGTGCGCTACAACAGCCGCAGGTCCCGGGAGTTCCAGAGATCCGACCGCGGTCGCGGGGTCGAGTCGCAAATCCTTGGTGTCGCCTGATGGCCGGTGGCTGACCTCAGCCCGGAGCGCGGCGATGTCCGCTTCCGAGAGATAGCCCCACCAAGGGCATGCTGGCTAACGAGGGCAGCCTTTGACCCGAAACAGACATGACCGTATCGCGGTCGCTTACCCCTCCGGCACCCCGGCCACGCGCATGCCCTCATAGACGCGCGCGCGCCCGGCGAGGTATACCGGATGGTCACTTACGGCGAAGGCACGGAAGCGGCGGATGTTGAAGTTCGGATCAAGCGTAAGTCCTGCTTGTACGGCAGCCCGCGCTTGGTCTAGCGCGCCGAGACGCGCCAAAGCAGCCGCAAGACAGAAATGCACGACGGCGTAGTTCCGGTTTGCGTCGAGGCACCGGCGCAGTCAGACGACAGCTTCGGCATCAAGGTTGAGCTGCATCTTGGCGAAGCCGACCCAAGCCATCCATCGGGATCCCAAGGTATCGCGAGGAGAAAGGCGGAATGCCTCTTGAACGTGTATTTCGGTTTCCTCGCCACGGCCGAGAAAATACTTGGCAAAACCGATGAGCGGATGGGCGTTGGCAAAATTTCGATCCAGCGCCAACGTCTGCTCAAATTCACGGATGCCTTGATCCGCTCGTTTCGTAAACATTTGCACGCAGCCCAAGGTCAGATGGGCCAAAGCGTGGTTCGGCGCGAGGGAAAGTGCTTTGATCGAGGCCGACTCGGCTGCCGCAAACCGCGCGGTCCCGTCGTCGCTCATAGATAGTGCTCCAATCGTGGCATCGACACTCGCCACGCCGACCAATGCCTCGACGTTGCGGGGATCGAGCTCCAAGGCACGCTCAAAAAACCCACGTGCTTGCGTCAAGTGTTCGGGGGCGACCCCCTTGTAAAGGTAAGCCCTGCCCAGGAACACCAAGTCCATTGCATCAGGATGTAACGTGCGCTCGGCGCGTGTTGCCTCAGCCGCAACGAGCTGGGCTCTAAGCATGTTGGCAATCCTCGATACGATTTCGTCCTGCATATCGAAGAGGTCGGCGACCGGCTTGTCGAACCGCTCCGCCCATAAGTGATTGCCGGTTCGAACATCGATCAGCTCCACGTTCACCCTCAATCGCTTGCCACCTCGCTGCACAGAGCCTTCGAGCACATAGCGGACGTTTAACTCCCGCCCAACCTGCTTCACATCGACGGCCTTGCCCTTAAAAGTGAACGCGGTGTTGCGGGCGATGACGAATGAGCCGCTGATGCGGGACAAGTCAGTGGTCAAGCTTTCGGTTACACCATCCACGAAGTAATCTTGCTCGGGATCGCCGCCGAGGTTGGCGAACGGCAGCACAACGATGGAAAGATGAGGCGGTGAAAGCGGGCCTGGCACCGCGCGCGTGGTCTCTATCGCCGAGCTTGGCCCATCCCGGATGACTGCGTAGGCCCGGACCGGGCGAGCGATATTTTTGAGATTCTGCTCACCAAGATCAGCAAATTCAATTGCGACCTTGCCGCGGACATGATCATAGACGGCAGACGAGATGCAGATTCCGCCCGGTTCTGTAATGCTCTCAAGACGAGCGGCAATATTCACGCCGTCCCCAAAGATATCGTGCGGTTCGACAATTACGTCGCCAATATTGATGCCCACGCGGAAAGCAATACGCGTGTCCTCCACGTCGGCGATTGTCAGTTCAAGAATGCGGGTCTGGAACTGCATAGCAGCCCGAACCGCTTCGACCGCGCTCGGAAACTCCGCCAAGAACCCGTCGCCGGTGTTCTTGACGATGCGGCCGCCGTGCTCCGCAATCGCGGGTTCGACACTGCCCGCGAGGAGCGCTTTCAGTTTGGCGTGCGTAGCCTCTTCGTCGCTGTGCATCAGCCGCGAGTAACCAGCCACGTCAGCGGCCAATATTGCGGCTAACCTGCGCTCGAATCGGACCGGCCGCTCCTGCACCATGGCTCTCAACCCAACCGACGAGATATTGTACGACGGATCGGGTGACCGGGCCATACCGCTAATGTCGCCTAATGGCCCATCGCTGCCCAGCGGAATGCTTGTTGGGGCGTCGGCTGTCGGGTGTGGAGCGGAAACTGATTGCAGCGGTCCGGACCGCCGATTTTGACCCTGAGCAGACATTTTTCTAGCCACGCATTGACTCAGTATGCTTTGATCGGCCGAGAAATGTGGTCATCGGGATAAAGACCATGCGAAGGCGAGACCTTCTCACAGGCGTACTGGCCACGGCAACGGCGAGCGCATTGCAGGCCGCCGAAAGAAATAAGGTGGTCTATCGTCTCGCCGTTTGCAGCCAGTTCGGATTGGAAAGCTTCACGACGACCCACTGGGCGATCCTATTTAATCGATTGCCTCAGATGGGGTTCACCGAGGGCAAGAATCTGATCGTGGATCGATTTTCGACCGAGGGCCGACCTGAACGGTATGAAGAGATTGCTTGGAGCATGGTGCAAGCAAAGCCTGACGTGATAGCGCTTGGGTTCGATCATCAGCTCATCTTACAGGTCGCAAGATACACAACTACGATTCCCATCGTTGCAAGTTTTGGTGATCCGGTGGCTGCTGGAATTGTAAAGAACATGGCAAGGCCAGAGGGCAACATCACCGGCGTTTCGTTAGACGCTGGAATCGAGATGCAAGGAAAACATTTGGAAATTCTTCGGCGGGCTGTCCCTTCAGCATCGCAGGTTGCATATCTCTCGGACCGCGCAGGATGGGAAGGGAGTTGGGGCAAGGCGGTCAGAGAAGCAGGACAGCGGTCGGGAGCTACAATCATAGGTGCGCCGATGGAGCTTTCGGCAGGAGAGACGGAGTACCGCCAAACCTTCAGGACCATGGCGCAACAATCGGTTCAAGCGCTTATGGTTAGCGGACTTCCGCCGAATTCCGAGCACCGTGAGTTGATACTTGAACTGGCGACGCAACATCGGCTGCCGTCGATTACTTGGTGGACGGACATCGCCGAAAGCAAACAAGTGCTTTTGGCTTATGCGCCGGACTGGCCGTACTATTTCGGGATTTGGGCGGATGAAGTCGGCCAAGCTCTCAACGGCGTCGCACCGGCGGACATTCCAATTCATCAGCCCACGAAGCTTGTGCTTGCAATCAACCTGAGAACCGCGAAGACACTTGGCCTTGAGGTGCCTGCCACATTGATCTCTAGTGCGGATATGGTCATCGAATAGGGTATGCTGCACCGCATGAGTCCGTCAGCGGCCCATCTGCGAAGTTGCGCCGCGTCTGACGGAGGTCCGCTCATCGCGGCGAACCGGACCAGATTTGCTCAACCTGAGTTCTTCCTATTTTGACGCGGACGTGGCGCACACCGTCCTAGCTACGTCCGTTTTCGGCCGGTAGGCCACGCACCCGAGGCCGCGGCCAAGTTTTGCCTTCTCCCCCGTTGCGGACCAGTCTGGATAGACAAGCGTCTCCTACGGTGTGCCGCTGCGAACGTATAATAGACAGATGAGAGGTTGCTGCGTTCAATTTGCTTGCTGATCAGAGAACGCTGGCAATTCCAGCGCGAATGCGGGCGTCAACCCGCGCAGTTCCAAAGGGAGGACAACGAAATGCGTCAATCGCTGACGTTACGCGCTGCCATTGCGTTAGCTTTCACGGCTTCCGCCCACATCGCATTCGCGGAAGATGCCCCGAAGGACAACCAAGGATACACCACCCCTAAGACCGTCGTCATCGACCTCGGCAAGGAAATTCCAAGTATGGCAGGGTGGCAACTGAGGCTGCGTGTTTTGAACATCGCGCCGGGCGGACACATCGGGTTGCACAACCACAAGGACCGGCCCGCGGTTGTCTATTTCCATCAAGGGACGGATGCCGTCACAAACGAAGACGGCAGTTCAAAAACATTCCACCCAGGCGACACCACGGCTGAGGGTGTCAGTACAGTGCATTGGCATAAAAACACCGGCGATGATGCTGTGGTGATTTATACTGCCGACTTGATCAAAGTACCGGCGAAATAGCAGTAAAAGGGGACGCAGCCCACTTCCGCTTCTGGCCCGTAGCCGAAAGTGGCCTAAACGCGCGTCATGTCCGGCTTCAGGGGCAAACCGGACTACGGTCTGACTTGGCATCTGCCGCCG includes:
- a CDS encoding 3-keto-disaccharide hydrolase, with the translated sequence MRKTSLRSLQFALALVALGFTVSQSLPQAKAEEAGWITLFDGKDLEQWDQIGKSNWHLADGTVIADKMEDKEAGYLVSKKPYKDFVLRIEFWPSDDANSGIYFRCLDAKKITDRTCYEANIFDQRPDPSYGTGAITRYIEINPKPKAGGKWNTFEITAKGRDITVVLNGQKTAELRNGMFDEGSIALQHGAGTIKFRKVEIKPL
- a CDS encoding amidinotransferase, which encodes MVTRVRGPDAVPSGQVSPVSSHDEWGMLEEVIVGRLEGAVIPSDHPVVTCNIPGMAARAQALFAGFRYPKIMIEPAQREIDGFVALLQSLGIIVRRPDAVDHRKRFSTPEWSSRGFCNSCPRDSMLVIGDEIIETPMVWPCRYFETHSYRPILKDYFQRGARWTSAPRPQLTDELFDPEFRVPKKGEPISYILTEFEPVFDAADFFRCGRDLFVTRSNVTNASGIEWLRRHLGDGYRIHEIKSCCPNPMHIDTTILPLGPGKILINPEYIDVDHLPAILKGWDILVAPEPDPITDPMLRITSLCGKWLNMNVLMVDEKRVIVDPHHIAMTRALENWGFEPILCEFLHYAAFGGGFHCATLDVRRRGTLKSYF
- a CDS encoding ABC transporter substrate-binding protein; protein product: MRRRDLLTGVLATATASALQAAERNKVVYRLAVCSQFGLESFTTTHWAILFNRLPQMGFTEGKNLIVDRFSTEGRPERYEEIAWSMVQAKPDVIALGFDHQLILQVARYTTTIPIVASFGDPVAAGIVKNMARPEGNITGVSLDAGIEMQGKHLEILRRAVPSASQVAYLSDRAGWEGSWGKAVREAGQRSGATIIGAPMELSAGETEYRQTFRTMAQQSVQALMVSGLPPNSEHRELILELATQHRLPSITWWTDIAESKQVLLAYAPDWPYYFGIWADEVGQALNGVAPADIPIHQPTKLVLAINLRTAKTLGLEVPATLISSADMVIE
- a CDS encoding cupin domain-containing protein, translated to MLRSICLLIRERWQFQRECGRQPAQFQREDNEMRQSLTLRAAIALAFTASAHIAFAEDAPKDNQGYTTPKTVVIDLGKEIPSMAGWQLRLRVLNIAPGGHIGLHNHKDRPAVVYFHQGTDAVTNEDGSSKTFHPGDTTAEGVSTVHWHKNTGDDAVVIYTADLIKVPAK